A single window of Magnetococcus marinus MC-1 DNA harbors:
- a CDS encoding glutamate synthase subunit beta produces the protein MGKITGFMEFERELPEKRPVAERIKDSKELYKDFPESALRIQAARCMDCGIPFCHSGCTLCNLIPQWNDLVYRERWEDASQALHRTNNFPEFTGRICPALCEASCVVGINGEAVAIREIEKTVAEKGWQEGYIKPLKPLSLTGKRVAVIGSGPAGMACAQQLTRVGHSVTLYEKNESVGGLLRFGIPDFKLEKEVVERRVNQMKEEGLTIKTGVHVGVDLSIEQLRQESDAIVLTGGAEQPRNLPIQGREFKGIHFAMSFLAQQNRRVAGSKIAPDEVIHAAGKRVVVIGGGDTGSDCVGTSNRHGAVSVTQLELLPKPPRDRADETPWPTWPHMLRTSTSHEEGCDRMWSILTKYFEGDEQGNVKRLHCVKLRWIEQEDGSRPQMEEIAGSEFVLEADLVLLAMGFLGPVKTGLLDELGVALDARGNVKVDHQFQTSVAGVFAAGDMATGQSLVLKCIDSGRKAARGVDAYLRGGESILEP, from the coding sequence ATGGGTAAGATTACAGGGTTCATGGAGTTCGAACGTGAGCTGCCTGAAAAGCGGCCCGTTGCCGAGCGCATTAAAGACAGCAAAGAGCTTTATAAGGATTTTCCAGAGTCCGCTTTGCGTATCCAGGCTGCCCGCTGTATGGATTGTGGCATTCCCTTTTGCCATAGCGGTTGTACCCTGTGTAACCTGATTCCCCAGTGGAACGATCTGGTCTATCGGGAGCGTTGGGAGGATGCCAGTCAAGCACTGCACCGCACCAATAACTTTCCGGAGTTCACGGGTCGTATCTGCCCTGCTCTGTGCGAAGCCAGTTGTGTGGTGGGCATCAATGGCGAAGCGGTGGCGATTCGTGAAATTGAAAAAACCGTGGCTGAAAAGGGTTGGCAGGAGGGTTATATCAAGCCCCTCAAGCCCTTGAGTCTGACCGGCAAACGGGTGGCGGTGATCGGTTCTGGCCCGGCGGGCATGGCCTGTGCCCAGCAGCTTACGCGGGTGGGCCACAGTGTGACGTTGTATGAAAAAAATGAGTCGGTGGGTGGTTTGTTGCGGTTTGGTATCCCTGATTTCAAGCTGGAAAAAGAGGTGGTGGAACGCCGCGTCAACCAGATGAAAGAAGAGGGTTTGACCATTAAGACGGGTGTGCATGTGGGGGTGGATCTCTCCATTGAGCAGCTACGCCAAGAGAGTGATGCCATTGTGCTCACCGGTGGGGCTGAACAGCCCCGCAATCTGCCCATTCAAGGACGGGAATTTAAGGGCATTCATTTTGCCATGTCCTTTTTGGCCCAGCAAAACCGCCGGGTAGCCGGATCAAAGATTGCGCCGGATGAGGTGATCCATGCGGCGGGCAAACGGGTGGTGGTGATCGGTGGTGGGGATACCGGTTCTGACTGTGTGGGGACCTCAAACCGTCATGGTGCGGTGAGCGTGACCCAACTGGAACTGCTGCCCAAACCGCCACGGGACCGTGCCGATGAGACCCCTTGGCCGACCTGGCCGCATATGTTGCGCACCAGCACCTCTCACGAGGAGGGGTGTGACCGTATGTGGTCCATTTTGACCAAATATTTTGAGGGGGATGAGCAAGGCAACGTTAAGCGCCTGCACTGTGTGAAGCTGCGTTGGATCGAGCAGGAGGATGGCAGCCGTCCACAGATGGAGGAGATCGCGGGCAGCGAGTTTGTGCTGGAAGCGGATCTGGTGTTGCTGGCGATGGGCTTTTTGGGTCCGGTTAAAACCGGCTTGCTGGATGAGTTGGGTGTGGCGCTGGATGCCCGTGGTAACGTGAAGGTGGATCATCAGTTCCAGACCAGTGTTGCGGGTGTTTTTGCGGCAGGGGATATGGCGACGGGTCAATCCTTGGTGCTCAAGTGCATTGATAGCGGGCGCAAGGCTGCCCGTGGTGTGGACGCCTACCTGCGGGGCGGGGAATCCATTCTGGAGCCTTGA
- a CDS encoding tetratricopeptide repeat protein: MRLLLLIFLLLGVPLPGYGGNVTTMREALMMGSAAYKRGEVQKADTLYSAALRDADQVFGETSEEAFHILSPLANLKFLLGRNRAGEALMVRYLKICKIRYADRPVAMAFAMTRAAEVFVVRKDYARAAQLSGKAVPLLLKKIGPDHPDVVAAVNRYAGYLIGLKKYQKAEEIAAPMVKQVIKKSGQDYFLTASLWMTLGDVARGKGELEIALRHYRQAHKIRVKLYGHRHIETLQAVSRLIDAGLVMGQWQAMQGYLEQGLAIARELYSEENPMVRQFKQRLDLVKRKQRGKEVTI; the protein is encoded by the coding sequence ATGCGCTTACTGTTATTGATCTTCCTGCTGTTGGGGGTGCCCTTGCCTGGGTATGGGGGCAATGTCACCACCATGCGTGAAGCTTTAATGATGGGTAGTGCCGCTTATAAACGGGGTGAGGTGCAAAAGGCGGACACGCTTTATAGCGCTGCCCTGCGGGATGCCGATCAGGTGTTTGGCGAAACCTCGGAAGAGGCCTTTCATATCCTTAGCCCCCTGGCCAATCTTAAATTTTTGTTGGGCAGAAACCGCGCGGGTGAGGCCCTGATGGTGCGTTATCTAAAGATCTGCAAAATACGCTATGCAGATCGTCCGGTGGCCATGGCCTTTGCCATGACCCGTGCCGCCGAGGTGTTTGTGGTGCGTAAAGATTATGCCCGGGCCGCCCAGCTTAGTGGCAAAGCAGTGCCCCTATTGCTCAAAAAGATTGGCCCAGATCATCCCGACGTGGTGGCGGCAGTTAATCGCTATGCCGGTTATTTGATTGGATTGAAAAAGTATCAAAAAGCAGAAGAGATCGCGGCACCGATGGTTAAACAGGTCATAAAAAAATCGGGCCAGGACTATTTTTTGACCGCCAGTTTATGGATGACCCTAGGGGATGTTGCCCGTGGCAAGGGTGAGCTGGAAATCGCCTTGCGGCACTATCGGCAAGCGCATAAAATCCGCGTTAAGCTCTACGGCCATCGCCATATTGAGACCTTGCAAGCGGTCAGTCGCCTCATTGACGCAGGGCTGGTGATGGGGCAGTGGCAGGCGATGCAGGGCTATCTTGAGCAAGGGTTGGCCATCGCCCGTGAACTCTATAGTGAAGAGAACCCCATGGTACGACAGTTTAAACAGCGTTTGGATTTGGTCAAACGTAAGCAACGCGGTAAAGAGGTGACCATTTAG
- a CDS encoding DegT/DnrJ/EryC1/StrS family aminotransferase has protein sequence MSTPTQIPVWSIDTGPAAAQAVAHAVQNRQIGQGKLTRLFEQQLAQLLGVPHLFCTTSGTNALLMALIQLGVGCGDEVIIPAMSWVATANAPLLLGAKVVLVDVEPTRPVMDINKLQAAISPKTKAIIAVHLNGIATQMEPLLAIAQAHGIGVVEDACQALLSRHHGRCLGSFGRFGAFSLGVAKMLTTGQGGLLVCQSAEDAAAIESIRNQGQCGGVLGEKMERLGGNFKFNDVLAALGLVQLPLLAGRVRHHLAIQEAYARGLAGVAGMRAISANAAAGEHPLRAEWHCQDRQRFIQRMAEQGIEVAARSTGLHRVPHIGAQLADCEQYPHAQAYEGHFITLPSGPEQPLENVQRVIEAIHAL, from the coding sequence ATGTCCACACCCACGCAGATCCCCGTATGGAGCATTGATACCGGACCAGCAGCGGCTCAGGCGGTGGCCCACGCCGTGCAAAATCGGCAAATTGGGCAGGGTAAGCTGACCCGTCTGTTTGAGCAGCAGTTGGCTCAGCTGCTGGGGGTGCCCCATCTGTTTTGCACCACCAGTGGTACCAACGCCCTGCTCATGGCCCTTATCCAACTGGGGGTCGGCTGTGGGGATGAGGTGATTATTCCCGCGATGAGCTGGGTGGCAACGGCTAACGCCCCCCTGTTGCTGGGGGCCAAGGTGGTGTTGGTGGATGTAGAACCCACCCGCCCCGTCATGGATATAAACAAGCTACAGGCGGCCATTAGCCCAAAAACCAAAGCGATCATTGCGGTGCATCTCAACGGCATTGCCACGCAGATGGAGCCGTTGTTGGCGATAGCCCAAGCGCACGGTATCGGTGTGGTGGAAGATGCCTGTCAAGCCCTGCTCAGCCGCCATCACGGGCGCTGTTTGGGCAGTTTTGGTCGGTTTGGGGCCTTTTCGCTGGGGGTGGCGAAGATGCTTACCACCGGTCAGGGGGGGCTGCTGGTGTGCCAGAGTGCCGAGGATGCCGCAGCCATTGAGTCGATCCGCAACCAGGGCCAATGTGGTGGGGTGCTGGGGGAGAAGATGGAGCGGCTAGGCGGTAACTTTAAATTTAATGATGTGCTGGCCGCCCTTGGTTTGGTGCAGTTGCCGCTGCTGGCGGGTCGGGTACGCCACCATTTGGCCATTCAAGAGGCCTATGCAAGGGGCTTGGCTGGGGTGGCAGGCATGCGTGCAATCTCGGCCAACGCAGCGGCGGGTGAGCATCCTCTCAGGGCCGAATGGCACTGCCAAGACCGGCAGCGTTTTATCCAAAGGATGGCAGAGCAGGGCATTGAGGTAGCGGCGCGCAGCACCGGTTTGCATCGGGTGCCCCACATTGGTGCCCAGTTGGCCGATTGTGAGCAATACCCCCATGCCCAAGCCTACGAGGGGCACTTTATCACTCTGCCTTCGGGGCCTGAGCAGCCGTTGGAAAATGTGCAACGGGTAATCGAAGCGATCCATGCCTTATAA
- a CDS encoding B12-binding domain-containing radical SAM protein → MSHVKRVMITMPNTSWFGKRLWVVPPYTLGILAAVVDQQRFEVEALDPHLGNLSLEQSLQKILDFAPDVVALTCMSLEYAQSFHALARAIKERAPGITLLLGGVYVTTSVDLAMRDRVADYGVMGEGEHRFPLILDMLDRGETDFSQFDGIAYWEQERLQVNAPVAYVKPLDAVPFPDYEKMRLKEYFNVNNSFGNVMNARYEPYVLTSTSRGCPYDCIYCSTHSIDGSKVRLRSAENVLQEIDILYNDYGVKEILFLDDNLIINRKRFKQILQGLIDRDYDLWWKSLNLATFLLTEDMLEMMKAAKTYQLILPIESGNQYVLDHVLKKPLDLKKVPPLVKKGKELGFEISADFIIGSPGETWDQIRDTCTFADEMDVDMVSFHIATPLPKTEMYTRAMEMGALPDNFDFGDTNFFGFGRGAIATDEFQPQDLHMLRALEWDRINFKTPERRARFAKMSGISLEELAKWRKNTIRNLGLYFPNAEGKDYTDGAKKPAIPKNGLLDKNGRFMQVVNA, encoded by the coding sequence ATGTCTCATGTCAAACGGGTTATGATTACCATGCCCAACACTTCATGGTTTGGGAAACGTCTGTGGGTGGTCCCCCCTTACACCCTGGGTATTCTGGCTGCGGTGGTGGATCAACAACGCTTTGAAGTGGAAGCACTCGACCCCCACCTGGGCAACCTGAGTCTTGAGCAATCTCTGCAGAAGATCCTGGACTTTGCCCCCGATGTGGTGGCCCTAACCTGTATGTCCCTGGAGTATGCCCAGAGCTTTCATGCTTTAGCGCGGGCGATTAAAGAACGTGCACCGGGCATCACCCTGCTGTTAGGGGGGGTTTATGTCACCACCTCAGTGGATCTGGCCATGCGGGATCGGGTGGCCGACTATGGAGTTATGGGAGAGGGCGAGCATCGTTTTCCCCTCATACTGGATATGCTGGACCGTGGTGAAACCGATTTCAGCCAGTTTGACGGCATCGCCTACTGGGAGCAGGAGCGTCTTCAAGTCAACGCACCGGTGGCCTACGTAAAACCCCTGGATGCGGTGCCTTTTCCCGACTATGAAAAAATGCGTTTAAAAGAGTATTTTAACGTCAACAACAGCTTTGGCAATGTCATGAACGCCCGCTACGAGCCCTATGTGCTCACCTCCACCAGTCGCGGCTGCCCTTATGACTGCATCTACTGTAGCACCCACTCGATTGATGGCAGCAAGGTCCGACTGCGTTCGGCGGAAAATGTGCTGCAAGAGATCGACATTCTCTACAACGACTATGGCGTTAAAGAGATCCTGTTTTTGGATGACAATCTCATCATCAACCGCAAGCGCTTTAAACAGATTTTGCAGGGCCTCATCGACCGGGATTATGATTTGTGGTGGAAATCCCTAAACCTTGCCACCTTTTTGTTGACCGAAGATATGCTGGAGATGATGAAGGCGGCCAAGACCTACCAACTGATTCTCCCCATCGAGTCGGGTAACCAGTATGTGCTGGACCATGTGCTCAAAAAGCCGCTGGATCTAAAAAAGGTGCCACCCTTGGTGAAAAAGGGTAAAGAGCTGGGGTTTGAGATCTCCGCAGACTTTATCATCGGTTCACCCGGCGAGACCTGGGATCAGATACGTGATACCTGCACCTTTGCCGATGAGATGGATGTGGATATGGTCTCCTTTCACATCGCCACCCCGCTGCCCAAAACCGAGATGTACACCCGCGCCATGGAGATGGGGGCACTGCCAGACAATTTTGATTTTGGCGACACCAACTTTTTTGGTTTTGGCCGAGGTGCCATCGCCACCGACGAGTTTCAACCCCAAGATCTGCACATGCTACGCGCCCTGGAGTGGGACCGCATTAACTTTAAAACCCCAGAGCGCCGCGCCCGTTTTGCCAAAATGTCCGGCATTAGCCTAGAAGAGCTGGCCAAATGGCGTAAAAACACCATCCGCAACCTAGGGCTCTACTTCCCCAATGCCGAGGGTAAAGACTATACCGATGGGGCCAAAAAACCCGCCATCCCCAAAAACGGGCTGCTGGATAAAAATGGCCGTTTTATGCAGGTGGTCAACGCCTAA
- a CDS encoding tetratricopeptide repeat protein, translated as MNKQLSSLLQLDAQQLQQALQQAIAQDPDPQQAAQDVTAWLCRDAQDAQKQYLLGWQKFHQGDFNGALYLVEQSMAWGAVYPDILRLKVLVYIALGQGKKALEQCQLLSKYPLPAGMLNLLTAYGYLVLNQLDSTEDAARQALLQAPRWSPPYVLMLQLSEKLQKPLLTQYIQAMLRHFLPHVGTVPATEPADTLFFDQQQARQVAAQALLVNTPYGGRARQLCVVLGGEGEEPGLLGVKESELLSRWSESALRMPSRIEPDWDNPAQIEQGFWVVRQLFAAQHLRDKREQEITQRMLAVAPRCAPDEPPRLLLICARQHPSYAGVVGLVQMLEAQAQVVLCDEASDYAQLDVCHILEQINQWQPHVVVWWEGPVLALPSRLIIPMEKQQSWIAAQRTQQPEQVVLLPAQALQPQGGEGYQGLHPEQTEVLQRFAQWLLSQVPSGEQEAAVATHGVMQAEHQQQLAVSYQTLLAGQVEQAVGELEALLRLYPQQGEIQAILANLALAQKKPEEARNRLLQAVAANPRHELCLELLAQAYVQMGQITEAEAVLKRLLAFAPDHQAGLLALANLYLDHVKPVPEVCLAHLNHLLRLNRQEPSIYAALVCYWAMTEDDVQKNWAMQMMNHFVHDPSKRVHVATEDLFCVTPELALAQAHKGLLVKHTAAIALPQICYYQGEALDDHGLENLIAIQEKVSHYFSVPLIRRPTQVLFDPANPEQVATAKQYAELFDLINKARQKRANAILERYRQTPPGPMLNGRVRVLATASRMTTVMRYSSAGLIQAFKKIGCDVRFLMGRNNREDADALDIMTAHHDFDPHLVVSINWAVSGYYHPERWNAVWYQDPMPDINKGKKQPWRERDLVYSVLPYLDEMIIKSGYKNPRRQSFCVDLDLYKRHKSVEKRHKIIFVGSAYARHLTPTSDAERGLVEQFVQASEAGEALSPAQINQMAEQVHLSPLFIREYVYPFAVRDLSVRWLCELAPELPYAVEVYGYGWENDPVVAPYYKGVAQQGMHLVQIYNEAKYALSPQAHLVNSQRTVEIAACGAIPVLNDHRQFADLPHWDEHMLFYKTKADMRQLFSQSPLHDPYEMALSYSYESFAQRILEDAGLASVR; from the coding sequence ATGAATAAGCAGTTAAGCTCATTATTACAGTTGGATGCCCAGCAATTGCAGCAGGCGTTACAGCAGGCCATCGCCCAAGATCCCGACCCTCAACAGGCCGCGCAAGATGTCACTGCATGGTTATGTCGGGATGCCCAGGATGCCCAGAAACAGTATTTACTGGGTTGGCAAAAGTTCCACCAAGGGGATTTTAACGGGGCACTCTATCTGGTGGAGCAGTCCATGGCGTGGGGGGCTGTTTATCCCGATATTCTGCGTTTAAAGGTACTGGTCTATATTGCGCTGGGGCAGGGTAAAAAGGCTTTAGAACAGTGTCAGTTGTTGAGCAAATATCCCTTGCCAGCTGGCATGTTAAACCTTTTAACAGCCTATGGTTATCTGGTGCTTAACCAACTGGATTCCACCGAGGACGCCGCCCGACAGGCACTGCTGCAAGCGCCGCGCTGGAGCCCTCCTTATGTGTTGATGCTACAACTGAGCGAGAAGCTGCAAAAACCACTATTGACCCAATACATCCAGGCCATGTTGCGGCATTTTTTGCCCCATGTGGGGACGGTGCCTGCTACGGAACCGGCGGATACGCTGTTTTTTGATCAACAGCAAGCTCGACAGGTGGCCGCTCAGGCCCTGCTGGTTAACACCCCGTATGGGGGGCGGGCACGGCAGCTCTGCGTGGTATTGGGGGGGGAGGGTGAGGAGCCTGGGCTGTTGGGCGTAAAAGAGAGCGAACTGCTGTCGCGCTGGAGTGAAAGCGCCTTGAGGATGCCGAGCCGCATTGAGCCAGACTGGGATAATCCCGCGCAAATAGAACAAGGTTTTTGGGTGGTTAGGCAGCTCTTTGCCGCGCAACATTTGCGGGACAAGCGGGAACAGGAAATCACCCAGCGCATGCTCGCGGTTGCTCCACGGTGTGCGCCGGACGAGCCTCCCCGGTTGCTCTTGATCTGTGCCCGTCAGCATCCCAGTTATGCGGGGGTCGTGGGGCTGGTGCAGATGCTCGAAGCGCAGGCTCAGGTGGTGTTGTGTGACGAGGCCAGTGACTATGCGCAACTGGATGTGTGCCATATCCTAGAGCAGATAAACCAGTGGCAACCCCACGTCGTGGTGTGGTGGGAGGGTCCGGTGCTGGCGTTGCCCAGTCGCTTGATTATCCCTATGGAAAAGCAGCAAAGCTGGATAGCTGCCCAGCGTACCCAGCAGCCAGAGCAGGTGGTGCTGCTGCCCGCCCAGGCCCTACAGCCGCAAGGGGGGGAGGGCTACCAGGGTTTGCACCCTGAGCAGACAGAGGTGCTGCAACGCTTTGCCCAGTGGCTGCTCAGCCAAGTGCCGAGCGGTGAGCAGGAGGCGGCGGTTGCCACCCATGGGGTGATGCAGGCTGAGCATCAACAACAATTGGCGGTCAGTTACCAAACCCTGTTGGCAGGGCAGGTAGAGCAAGCCGTAGGCGAGTTAGAGGCGCTGCTACGGCTCTATCCTCAGCAAGGCGAGATCCAAGCCATTTTGGCCAATCTGGCGTTGGCGCAAAAAAAACCCGAAGAGGCGCGCAATCGTCTATTGCAGGCGGTAGCGGCCAACCCCCGGCATGAACTCTGTTTGGAGTTGCTGGCGCAAGCCTATGTGCAGATGGGGCAGATTACCGAGGCCGAGGCGGTGCTAAAGCGGTTGTTGGCCTTTGCGCCAGACCATCAGGCGGGGCTGTTGGCGTTGGCCAATCTCTATCTGGACCATGTTAAACCGGTACCGGAGGTTTGTTTGGCCCACCTTAATCATCTGCTGCGCTTGAACCGTCAAGAACCAAGTATTTATGCTGCATTGGTCTGTTATTGGGCCATGACAGAAGATGACGTGCAGAAAAATTGGGCCATGCAGATGATGAATCATTTTGTGCATGACCCGTCCAAGCGGGTGCATGTGGCGACTGAAGATCTGTTTTGTGTCACCCCTGAACTGGCGCTGGCACAGGCGCACAAGGGGTTGTTGGTCAAGCATACGGCGGCAATCGCTTTGCCACAGATCTGCTATTACCAGGGCGAAGCGCTGGATGACCATGGTCTGGAAAATTTGATCGCCATACAAGAAAAAGTGAGCCACTATTTTTCGGTGCCTTTAATCCGGCGGCCCACTCAAGTGCTGTTTGATCCGGCCAATCCTGAGCAGGTTGCCACGGCAAAACAGTATGCGGAGCTGTTTGATCTGATCAATAAAGCACGGCAAAAGCGCGCCAATGCCATTTTGGAGCGCTACCGACAGACCCCGCCGGGGCCCATGCTCAATGGCCGGGTGCGGGTGTTGGCAACCGCCTCGCGTATGACCACGGTGATGCGCTACAGTTCGGCTGGCTTGATCCAGGCGTTCAAAAAAATTGGCTGTGATGTGCGCTTTTTGATGGGGCGCAACAACCGGGAAGATGCCGACGCCCTGGATATTATGACCGCTCACCACGACTTTGATCCCCATTTGGTGGTGAGCATTAATTGGGCGGTCAGTGGTTATTATCATCCAGAGCGGTGGAACGCCGTGTGGTACCAAGACCCCATGCCCGATATTAATAAGGGTAAAAAACAGCCCTGGCGAGAGCGGGATTTGGTCTATTCGGTCCTGCCTTATCTGGATGAAATGATCATAAAGAGCGGCTATAAAAACCCCAGGCGGCAAAGTTTTTGTGTGGACCTGGATCTCTACAAGCGGCACAAATCTGTTGAGAAGCGGCATAAAATCATTTTTGTTGGCAGCGCATATGCGCGGCATTTGACGCCGACTTCGGATGCCGAGCGGGGTTTGGTTGAGCAGTTTGTACAAGCCAGTGAGGCGGGCGAGGCGCTCTCGCCCGCGCAGATTAACCAGATGGCAGAGCAGGTCCATTTAAGTCCGCTGTTTATCCGTGAGTATGTCTATCCCTTTGCGGTGCGGGATCTAAGCGTACGGTGGCTGTGTGAGCTGGCCCCAGAACTACCCTATGCGGTAGAGGTGTATGGTTATGGTTGGGAAAATGATCCCGTGGTGGCTCCCTATTATAAAGGGGTCGCCCAACAAGGCATGCACCTGGTGCAGATCTATAATGAGGCGAAATATGCGCTCTCTCCCCAAGCGCACTTGGTGAACAGTCAACGCACGGTTGAGATTGCCGCTTGCGGTGCGATACCTGTATTAAATGATCATCGGCAGTTTGCTGACCTCCCCCACTGGGATGAGCATATGCTTTTTTATAAGACTAAAGCGGATATGCGACAGCTTTTTAGCCAAAGCCCGCTGCATGATCCCTATGAAATGGCCCTTTCCTACAGTTACGAGAGCTTCGCCCAGCGGATTTTAGAGGATGCCGGGCTCGCTTCAGTGCGTTGA
- a CDS encoding cell division protein ZapB, which translates to MDQELLGALEERWNALAETVRTLKGENQALRERVREREEQLARVGEVTAKLKHKVEGLQQDRNQTMGRIEGLLSRFEDHD; encoded by the coding sequence ATGGATCAGGAGCTCCTGGGCGCTCTGGAAGAGCGTTGGAACGCGCTGGCCGAAACTGTCCGGACGCTAAAAGGTGAAAACCAAGCCCTGAGAGAGAGGGTGCGGGAACGGGAAGAGCAGCTGGCGCGCGTTGGTGAAGTGACCGCCAAGCTGAAACACAAGGTTGAAGGTTTGCAACAAGATCGCAATCAAACTATGGGCCGTATTGAGGGTCTGCTCTCCCGCTTTGAGGATCATGACTAA
- a CDS encoding cell division protein ZapA, with translation MADMVEVTILGQHFKLRTDTGNDYVHELAEYVESLVEELRRNSRSASTDRVALMAALQIADRYFQLRQRTEGNKELANGRIQRLIEATDRVLAE, from the coding sequence ATGGCAGATATGGTTGAAGTAACGATTCTGGGGCAGCACTTTAAGCTGCGTACCGATACTGGCAACGATTATGTACATGAGCTGGCAGAGTATGTGGAGAGCTTGGTAGAGGAGTTGCGACGTAACTCCCGCTCGGCCTCCACCGACCGGGTGGCTTTGATGGCGGCTTTGCAGATTGCTGACCGCTATTTTCAGCTACGCCAGCGCACGGAAGGCAATAAAGAGTTGGCCAATGGCCGTATCCAGCGTCTCATCGAGGCGACGGATCGGGTGCTGGCTGAGTAA
- a CDS encoding 5-formyltetrahydrofolate cyclo-ligase, with protein sequence MRDEKKEALRKTLLAWRGALDPAWRASANAAAVAHLLSHAWLGQAERVALYCAIRGELDPAPLLAPLWQMGKILYLPRLEAGASQIRFARHQQGEVWQRGPFGIPQPGPDRAQIEPGAVDLMLVPLVGFDAQGGRLGYGGGFYDRTLAGQRPKLLVGLGFAGQQVEHLPRADHDIPLDAVVTETGWCFFGEGYGTR encoded by the coding sequence GTGCGTGACGAAAAAAAAGAGGCGCTGCGCAAAACGCTGCTGGCTTGGCGTGGTGCCCTTGATCCAGCGTGGCGTGCATCTGCCAATGCGGCGGCGGTGGCCCATTTGCTGAGCCATGCTTGGCTTGGGCAAGCTGAGCGGGTGGCGCTCTACTGTGCCATACGGGGTGAGTTGGACCCGGCCCCGCTGTTGGCCCCGTTGTGGCAGATGGGTAAAATACTCTATCTACCACGGTTGGAAGCTGGTGCGTCGCAGATTCGTTTTGCACGTCACCAGCAGGGGGAGGTTTGGCAGCGGGGGCCGTTTGGTATACCCCAGCCCGGTCCCGATAGGGCGCAGATAGAGCCTGGGGCGGTGGATCTCATGCTGGTGCCGCTGGTGGGGTTTGACGCACAGGGTGGGCGGTTGGGCTATGGGGGTGGTTTTTATGACCGTACCCTGGCCGGTCAGCGCCCCAAGTTATTGGTGGGGTTGGGTTTTGCGGGGCAACAGGTTGAACATCTGCCACGGGCTGACCATGATATCCCGTTGGATGCGGTGGTGACCGAAACAGGTTGGTGTTTTTTTGGCGAGGGATACGGCACTCGCTAG